The following coding sequences lie in one Mycobacterium sp. DL440 genomic window:
- a CDS encoding RNA helicase, giving the protein MTTPLLDDPSDLSALHAKGNDADTLFTDFAGWAEANGTTLYPAQEEALIEVVSGANVILATPTGSGKSLVATGALYAALAAGRRSYYTAPIKALVSEKFFALCDVFGAANVGMLTGDASVNADAPIIACTAEILANLALREGADADIGFVVMDEFHFYGDPDRGWAWQVPLLELPNTQFLLMSATLGDVEFLRKDLTRRTGRETALVAGAQRPVPLFYSYATTPMHETIADLLDTLQAPIYVVHFTQASALERAQALMSVNVSTKEEKAAIAEMIGGFRFSTTFGTTLSRLVRHGIGVHHAGMLPKYRRLVEQLAQAGLLKVICGTDTLGVGINVPIRTVVFSALSKYDGTRTRLLNAREFHQIAGRAGRAGYDTAGTVVVQAPDHEVENLKQFAKVADDPKKRRKLVRRKAPEGMVPWGENTMTRLIDAAPEALTSNMRVSTAMILDVVDRPGDPFAAMRRLLTDNHEPRKRQLRHIRETVGIARSLLQAGVVERLAEPEADGRRYRLTVDLPPDFALNQPLSTFALAAVDVLDQEAETFALDVVSVIEATLEDPRQILAAQLNKARGEAVAEMKAEGIEYDERIELLDEVTYPKPLAELLQHTYEVYRQTNPWAADGHLSPKSVVREMWERALTFREYISVYGLTRSEGAVLRYLSDAFKALRSGVPTAARTEALADIVEWLGELVRQVDSSLLDEWEQLTSPDQPHDVPVAVPARPRPLTGNERAFTAMVRNALFRRVELFARARWDELGALDASSGWTADRWAEVGEEYFDEHAEVGTGADARGPALLIFDRQPQVWRVRQILEDPAGDHDWGFDVEVDLAASDEEGAAVLRIVDAGRMG; this is encoded by the coding sequence ATGACCACTCCCCTGCTCGACGACCCGAGCGACCTGTCGGCGCTGCACGCCAAGGGCAACGATGCCGACACCCTGTTCACCGATTTCGCGGGCTGGGCCGAAGCCAACGGCACCACCCTGTACCCCGCGCAGGAGGAGGCGCTGATCGAAGTGGTCAGCGGGGCGAACGTGATCCTCGCGACGCCGACCGGCTCAGGCAAGTCACTGGTGGCCACCGGAGCGCTGTACGCGGCACTGGCCGCCGGTCGCCGGAGCTACTACACCGCGCCCATCAAGGCGCTGGTGAGCGAGAAATTCTTCGCGCTGTGCGACGTGTTCGGCGCGGCCAACGTCGGGATGCTCACCGGGGACGCGTCCGTGAACGCCGACGCCCCGATCATCGCCTGTACCGCCGAGATCCTGGCCAACCTGGCACTGCGGGAAGGTGCCGACGCAGACATCGGCTTCGTGGTGATGGACGAGTTCCACTTCTATGGAGACCCGGACCGCGGCTGGGCGTGGCAGGTGCCGCTGCTCGAACTTCCCAACACCCAGTTCCTACTCATGTCGGCGACGCTGGGTGACGTCGAATTCCTGCGCAAGGACCTGACCCGGCGCACCGGGCGGGAGACGGCACTGGTGGCCGGTGCGCAACGGCCGGTGCCGCTGTTCTACTCGTACGCCACCACACCGATGCACGAGACCATCGCCGACCTGCTCGACACGTTGCAGGCGCCGATCTACGTCGTGCACTTCACCCAGGCCTCCGCACTCGAGCGGGCCCAGGCGCTGATGAGCGTCAACGTCAGCACCAAAGAGGAGAAGGCCGCCATCGCCGAGATGATCGGTGGTTTCCGGTTTTCCACGACCTTCGGGACCACGCTGTCGCGGCTCGTGCGGCACGGCATCGGTGTCCACCACGCCGGGATGCTGCCGAAATATCGCCGGCTGGTGGAACAGCTGGCCCAGGCCGGGCTGCTCAAGGTGATCTGCGGTACCGACACCCTCGGCGTCGGCATCAACGTGCCGATCCGCACCGTCGTGTTCTCCGCCCTGTCCAAGTACGACGGCACCCGGACGCGGTTGCTCAACGCCCGCGAGTTCCACCAGATCGCCGGACGGGCCGGGCGTGCCGGATACGACACCGCGGGCACCGTGGTGGTGCAGGCGCCCGACCACGAGGTGGAGAACCTCAAACAGTTCGCCAAAGTCGCCGACGATCCGAAGAAGCGTCGAAAGCTGGTGCGGCGCAAGGCCCCTGAGGGCATGGTGCCGTGGGGCGAGAACACCATGACACGGCTGATCGACGCCGCCCCCGAGGCATTGACCAGCAACATGCGGGTGTCGACAGCGATGATTCTCGATGTCGTCGACCGCCCCGGTGACCCGTTCGCGGCGATGCGTCGCCTGCTCACCGACAATCACGAACCACGCAAACGTCAGCTGAGGCACATCCGGGAGACCGTCGGCATCGCCCGGTCCCTGCTTCAGGCCGGCGTGGTGGAACGGCTTGCCGAACCCGAGGCCGATGGCCGGCGCTACCGGCTGACGGTCGACCTCCCGCCCGATTTCGCGCTGAACCAACCGCTGTCCACGTTCGCGCTGGCCGCGGTCGATGTCCTCGACCAGGAAGCCGAAACCTTTGCGCTGGATGTGGTTTCGGTGATCGAAGCCACTTTGGAAGACCCCCGCCAGATCCTGGCCGCCCAGCTGAACAAGGCCAGGGGCGAGGCGGTAGCGGAGATGAAGGCCGAGGGCATCGAGTACGACGAACGCATCGAACTGCTCGACGAGGTCACCTATCCCAAGCCGCTGGCCGAATTGCTGCAGCACACCTACGAGGTGTACCGGCAGACCAATCCGTGGGCGGCCGACGGGCACCTGTCCCCCAAATCGGTGGTGCGCGAGATGTGGGAGCGCGCCCTGACCTTCCGTGAGTACATCAGCGTCTACGGGCTGACCCGATCCGAAGGGGCGGTGCTGCGCTACCTGTCCGATGCGTTCAAGGCGCTGCGCTCAGGAGTACCGACGGCCGCGCGCACCGAAGCGCTGGCCGACATCGTCGAGTGGCTCGGCGAATTGGTGCGCCAGGTGGATTCCAGCCTGCTCGACGAGTGGGAGCAGCTGACCAGCCCGGATCAGCCTCACGATGTTCCGGTGGCGGTACCGGCCCGGCCGCGTCCACTGACAGGCAACGAGCGGGCGTTCACCGCGATGGTGCGCAATGCGCTGTTCCGGCGGGTGGAGTTGTTCGCGCGGGCCCGCTGGGACGAGCTCGGCGCACTGGACGCCTCATCCGGGTGGACGGCCGATCGCTGGGCCGAAGTCGGCGAGGAGTACTTCGACGAACACGCCGAGGTGGGCACCGGAGCCGACGCGCGGGGCCCGGCATTGCTGATCTTCGACCGACAGCCGCAGGTGTGGCGGGTGCGACAGATCCTCGAAGATCCGGCCGGAGATCACGATTGGGGCTTCGACGTGGAAGTGGACCTGGCGGCCAGCGACGAAGAAGGTGCCGCGGTGCTGCGTATCGTGGATGCGGGCCGGATGGGGTGA
- the helR gene encoding RNA polymerase recycling motor ATPase HelR — translation MQTDGHDIEVQTEQTYVDGLYTRLDAERVRVRGRYRTALREHGGSAVERDAEVLALAKEGNRLDVADNGLCFGRLETIAGEHLYVGRLGIFDREDDYEPLLLDWRAPLARPFYTATGASPEGMRRRRQFRTLGRRVLDLTDEVLGRPTEGDEGDAALLAAVNAPRGEGMRDIVATIQAEQDEVIRSEHTGVLVVEGGPGTGKTVVALHRVAYLLYTHRERIERHGVLVVGPNEAFLHHIGRVLPSLGESDAVFMTPGDLAPGLHVTAEDAPEAAEIKGSLKILDVLAAAVADRQEVPDEPILIELPDVTVRIDAETAQWAIEEARETGLPHNEARATFRDIVTYVLTERAVARIGKGWLSRQDKAAWEELRASVVSELDDNAAFAAALDRLWPILTPETLLAPLYSSTERLSAAGADPRLFRTDGSAWTVSDVPLLDELVDLLGRDKAADEAAERERREEAAYAAGVLDLMIAREDLMDDEDHLLASDLIDAEDLADRFVERDTRELAERAAADRDWTYGHVVVDEAQELSEMDWRVLMRRCPRRSFTVVGDLAQRRSAAGARSWDTMLEPYVPGRWIYRTLSVNYRTPAEIMAVAGALLAEFATGVQAPESVRSCGVQPWSRQLAVDEIPSAVEKFVREEATRDGTSVVIGPPEVPGAVAPSETKGLEFDAVLVVEPARILAAGDRGAAELYVALTRATQRLGVLHTEPLPEALTGLAHA, via the coding sequence GTGCAAACTGACGGCCACGACATCGAAGTACAGACCGAACAGACCTATGTCGACGGGCTCTACACCCGCCTGGATGCCGAGCGCGTCCGGGTGCGTGGCCGCTACCGCACCGCACTGCGTGAGCACGGCGGCAGCGCGGTGGAACGTGACGCCGAGGTACTGGCGCTGGCCAAGGAAGGCAACCGGCTCGACGTGGCCGACAACGGCCTGTGCTTCGGTCGCCTGGAAACCATTGCCGGAGAACATCTTTACGTCGGGCGCCTGGGCATCTTCGATCGCGAGGACGATTACGAACCGTTGCTGCTGGACTGGCGGGCACCGTTGGCGCGGCCGTTCTACACCGCGACCGGGGCCAGTCCGGAGGGCATGCGCCGGCGCCGGCAGTTCCGCACTTTGGGCCGGCGGGTACTTGACCTCACCGACGAGGTGCTGGGCCGGCCCACCGAGGGCGACGAAGGTGATGCCGCACTGCTGGCCGCGGTGAACGCCCCGCGCGGCGAGGGCATGCGCGACATCGTCGCGACGATCCAGGCCGAACAGGACGAGGTCATCCGCAGCGAGCACACCGGCGTACTCGTGGTCGAGGGTGGCCCGGGCACCGGCAAGACCGTGGTGGCGCTGCACCGGGTGGCCTATCTGCTCTACACCCACCGGGAGCGGATCGAACGTCACGGCGTGCTGGTGGTCGGGCCCAATGAGGCGTTCCTGCACCACATCGGCCGGGTGCTGCCCTCGTTGGGTGAATCCGATGCGGTATTCATGACGCCCGGCGACCTGGCGCCCGGCCTCCATGTCACCGCCGAGGACGCGCCCGAGGCCGCCGAGATCAAGGGTTCACTGAAGATCCTCGACGTGCTGGCCGCCGCCGTGGCCGACCGCCAGGAGGTTCCCGACGAGCCGATCCTGATCGAGCTGCCCGACGTCACCGTGCGCATCGACGCCGAGACCGCCCAGTGGGCGATCGAGGAGGCCCGCGAAACCGGGCTGCCGCACAACGAGGCCCGGGCGACGTTCCGCGACATCGTCACCTACGTCCTCACCGAACGTGCGGTCGCGCGGATCGGCAAGGGGTGGTTGAGCCGTCAGGACAAGGCGGCGTGGGAGGAACTGCGGGCCAGTGTGGTCAGCGAACTCGACGACAACGCCGCGTTCGCTGCGGCGCTCGACCGGCTGTGGCCGATCCTGACCCCGGAGACCCTGCTGGCCCCGCTGTATTCGTCGACCGAAAGGTTGTCCGCGGCCGGAGCCGACCCTCGGTTGTTCCGCACTGACGGCAGCGCCTGGACCGTCTCGGACGTACCGCTGCTGGACGAGCTCGTCGACTTGCTGGGCCGCGACAAGGCGGCCGACGAAGCCGCGGAACGCGAACGGCGCGAGGAGGCCGCCTACGCCGCGGGTGTGCTCGACCTGATGATCGCCCGCGAGGATCTGATGGACGACGAGGATCACCTGCTGGCCAGCGACTTGATCGACGCCGAGGACCTGGCGGACCGGTTCGTCGAGCGCGACACCCGGGAACTGGCCGAACGCGCTGCAGCCGACCGGGATTGGACCTACGGTCATGTAGTGGTCGACGAAGCCCAGGAGTTGTCCGAGATGGACTGGCGAGTGTTGATGCGTCGGTGTCCACGCCGGTCCTTCACGGTGGTCGGGGATCTGGCCCAGCGCCGCTCAGCTGCCGGGGCCCGGTCCTGGGACACGATGCTCGAGCCGTATGTGCCGGGCCGCTGGATCTACCGGACGCTGTCGGTCAACTACCGGACGCCGGCCGAGATCATGGCGGTGGCCGGGGCGCTGCTGGCCGAGTTCGCGACCGGGGTCCAAGCGCCGGAGTCGGTCCGGTCCTGCGGGGTACAGCCCTGGTCGCGTCAGCTTGCCGTCGACGAAATCCCCTCGGCTGTCGAGAAATTCGTCCGGGAAGAGGCCACCCGGGACGGCACCAGCGTGGTGATCGGTCCGCCCGAGGTACCCGGAGCAGTGGCACCGTCGGAAACCAAGGGCCTGGAGTTCGACGCCGTGCTCGTGGTGGAACCCGCACGCATCCTGGCCGCCGGCGACCGCGGCGCCGCCGAGTTGTACGTCGCCCTCACCCGCGCGACGCAGCGCCTCGGCGTGCTGCACACCGAACCGCTACCCGAAGCGTTGACCGGACTCGCACATGCCTGA
- a CDS encoding FAD-dependent oxidoreductase, translating to MPDTTCAIVGGGPAGMMLGLILARCGVTVTVMEKHADFLRDFRGDTVHPSTMRMLDELGLFGEFDKIGYSKVEKAEFGVDGDAVTLVDFRRLRQPHPYVAMVPQWDFLDLLADAGRSDPNFTLRMRTEVTGLLRDGERISGVRYTGPDGDGELRADLTVACDGRTSLVRREAGLSTRDYPVPFDVWWFRLPRTEDGQYSLIPRTAPGRALIMIPRSGYFQVAYLIPKGSDAGLRARGLDAFRAELAELIPEADTDKLTSWDDVKHLDVQLNRLQRWHRDGLLCIGDAAHAMSPVGGVGINVAIQDAAAAARLLYQPLREHRASRSDLAAVQRQRSLPTTITQGFQRILHRQVLAPVMAGAEIAPPGALLSIVRKFPQLTAIPAYLVGTGVRPEHVAAPARR from the coding sequence ATGCCTGACACCACGTGTGCGATCGTGGGCGGCGGGCCCGCCGGGATGATGCTCGGGCTGATCCTGGCCCGCTGCGGGGTGACAGTGACCGTCATGGAGAAGCACGCCGATTTCCTGCGCGATTTCCGCGGCGACACCGTGCATCCGAGCACCATGCGCATGCTCGACGAGCTCGGGCTGTTCGGCGAGTTCGACAAGATCGGCTACAGCAAGGTGGAGAAGGCCGAGTTCGGTGTCGACGGTGACGCGGTGACGCTCGTCGATTTCCGTCGGCTGCGCCAGCCCCACCCGTACGTGGCGATGGTGCCGCAGTGGGACTTCCTCGACCTGCTGGCCGACGCCGGCCGCAGCGACCCCAACTTCACCCTGCGCATGCGGACCGAGGTCACCGGGCTGCTGCGCGACGGTGAACGCATCAGCGGGGTGCGCTACACCGGCCCCGACGGCGACGGTGAACTGCGCGCCGATCTCACCGTCGCCTGCGACGGACGCACATCGCTGGTCAGGCGGGAGGCCGGGCTGAGTACCCGGGACTATCCGGTGCCGTTCGACGTGTGGTGGTTCCGCTTGCCGCGTACCGAGGATGGCCAGTACTCGCTGATCCCGCGTACGGCGCCGGGCCGGGCATTGATCATGATTCCCCGCTCCGGCTACTTCCAGGTGGCCTACCTGATCCCGAAGGGCAGCGACGCCGGGCTGCGGGCCCGGGGCCTCGATGCCTTCCGCGCCGAGCTCGCCGAGCTGATCCCCGAAGCCGATACGGACAAGCTCACCTCCTGGGACGACGTCAAGCATCTCGATGTTCAACTCAACCGGCTGCAGCGGTGGCACCGCGACGGCCTGCTGTGTATCGGCGATGCCGCGCATGCCATGTCACCGGTGGGCGGGGTCGGAATCAACGTCGCGATCCAGGATGCCGCCGCGGCGGCCCGCCTGCTGTACCAGCCGCTTCGCGAACATCGGGCCAGCCGGTCCGACCTGGCCGCTGTCCAACGTCAACGCAGCCTCCCCACCACGATCACCCAGGGTTTCCAACGCATCCTGCATCGTCAGGTGTTGGCACCGGTGATGGCAGGAGCCGAGATTGCCCCGCCGGGTGCGCTGCTGAGCATCGTCCGCAAGTTCCCCCAACTCACCGCGATTCCGGCGTACCTGGTCGGCACCGGGGTACGCCCCGAGCACGTCGCCGCGCCGGCCCGCCGATAG
- a CDS encoding TetR/AcrR family transcriptional regulator produces MGGKQNPEQRRRELCDAAIGLLAREGIKGVTHLKVDRKAGVAEGTTSFYFRTSAALVRAAADRIADLDLADLTAATGSGTHGDVRGLARLVIRSGAGARLVRSKARYELVLPSSRDAGLAEAFSHNEERFFELHRNVVAGLCPADTDPALIDEKSYVLMTFISGLMLALARGDRTITSDEQLHGIITAIVAAAPASSHREGVAAVDR; encoded by the coding sequence GTGGGAGGCAAACAGAACCCCGAACAACGGCGACGCGAATTGTGCGACGCGGCAATCGGTCTGCTGGCCCGCGAGGGCATCAAGGGCGTTACCCACCTCAAGGTCGATCGCAAGGCCGGGGTTGCCGAGGGGACCACGTCGTTCTACTTCCGCACCAGCGCGGCGTTGGTACGGGCGGCGGCCGACCGCATCGCCGATCTCGACCTGGCCGATCTCACCGCGGCCACCGGCTCGGGTACCCATGGCGACGTGCGCGGTCTGGCCCGGCTGGTCATCCGGTCCGGTGCCGGGGCGCGGCTGGTCCGGAGCAAGGCCCGCTATGAGCTCGTTCTGCCGTCGAGTCGGGATGCCGGGCTGGCCGAGGCTTTCAGCCACAACGAGGAGCGATTCTTCGAATTGCACCGCAATGTCGTGGCTGGGCTCTGCCCGGCCGATACCGATCCGGCGCTGATCGACGAAAAGTCTTATGTACTGATGACTTTCATCAGCGGGCTGATGCTCGCCCTGGCCCGTGGCGACCGCACGATCACCTCGGATGAGCAGCTCCACGGCATCATCACCGCGATCGTCGCGGCGGCGCCGGCAAGCTCACATCGCGAAGGAGTAGCCGCCGTTGACCGGTAA
- a CDS encoding SDR family NAD(P)-dependent oxidoreductase: MTLQFDLSHRRVLITGAGQGVGRGLADAFVAAEATVLINDLRGERAETVATELREAGGDAVAVPFDVTDYRAVTKAVEKAGPVDILVNNAGNAGAEGFAARMPFADTTPADWDPFLQVNLYGVLHCTRAVLPTMVERHWGRVVTIVSDAGRTGDASGAVYAAAKAGAAGLTRSIALENGRHGITANNIALGTMRTPLTEPLWAEMADSPQAKAILSRYPIRRPGLPEDVAYLAVLLASDHGSWITGQTLPVNGGYSFAM, translated from the coding sequence ATGACGCTGCAATTCGATCTGTCGCACCGGCGGGTGTTGATCACCGGTGCCGGGCAGGGCGTCGGCCGCGGACTGGCCGATGCCTTCGTTGCCGCCGAGGCCACGGTGCTGATCAATGACCTCCGAGGCGAGCGGGCCGAGACCGTCGCCACAGAGCTGCGCGAAGCGGGCGGTGACGCGGTGGCGGTGCCATTCGATGTCACCGACTATCGGGCCGTCACCAAGGCGGTCGAAAAGGCCGGACCCGTCGACATTCTGGTGAACAACGCGGGCAATGCCGGGGCCGAGGGATTCGCCGCGCGGATGCCGTTCGCCGACACCACGCCCGCCGACTGGGACCCCTTCCTGCAGGTGAATCTCTATGGCGTGCTTCATTGCACGCGTGCGGTGCTGCCGACGATGGTGGAACGGCACTGGGGCCGGGTCGTCACGATCGTCTCGGACGCCGGCCGAACCGGGGACGCCAGCGGCGCGGTCTATGCGGCGGCCAAGGCCGGCGCCGCGGGCCTGACGCGTTCGATCGCGCTGGAGAACGGCCGCCACGGCATCACCGCCAACAACATCGCGTTGGGCACCATGCGAACCCCGCTCACCGAACCGCTGTGGGCTGAGATGGCCGATTCCCCGCAGGCCAAGGCGATCCTGTCGCGTTACCCGATCCGCCGGCCCGGCCTGCCCGAGGATGTCGCCTATCTGGCGGTGCTACTGGCCAGCGACCACGGCTCCTGGATCACCGGCCAGACGTTACCGGTCAACGGCGGCTACTCCTTCGCGATGTGA
- a CDS encoding VOC family protein, producing the protein MSDHDVRMIILSTDDLDESIRFYSETLGMPLKFRDGAHFAALDGGSLTLALATSVDHPIPGQVVVGIKTADVDGAAKAIEASGGGIIKHPYDDAHERRAVVYDNKGNGLVFYSPLAR; encoded by the coding sequence ATGAGCGACCACGACGTCCGGATGATCATTCTGTCGACCGACGACCTGGATGAGTCGATCCGCTTCTACAGCGAAACCCTGGGCATGCCACTGAAGTTCCGCGACGGCGCCCACTTCGCCGCGCTCGACGGAGGCTCTCTCACCCTCGCGCTGGCCACGTCAGTGGATCACCCGATCCCCGGCCAGGTCGTGGTCGGGATCAAGACCGCCGACGTGGACGGTGCCGCCAAGGCCATCGAGGCCAGTGGCGGCGGAATCATCAAACATCCCTACGACGACGCCCACGAGCGCCGCGCCGTGGTCTACGACAACAAGGGCAACGGCCTGGTGTTCTACAGTCCGCTGGCCCGCTAG
- a CDS encoding LysR family transcriptional regulator translates to MELRQIEHFIAVAGELSFTRAAERAHVVQSALSTSVAKLERELGVELFDRSRQRISLTAAGEAFRPHAYEVLHAARAATESAGQFRGALMGTVEFGSLISYGPVDVAGALGDFHRAHPFVRLRLRLSQSGASAYLAALLEGSLDLALVSLPNRFPAQLDMKLLFEEPMVFVCRDDHALARRRRLELGDLAGEDLVGFPPEFGLRRLMDEAFHRAGVQPQTQYEVPAGFAAIAELVGNGLGTAFMPPSEARRFGDLRTVTLRDPAVWQVYLAAPPVERMTPAAARLAETLLDAAASAG, encoded by the coding sequence GTGGAGTTACGACAGATCGAACACTTCATCGCGGTGGCCGGCGAGCTGAGTTTCACTCGGGCCGCCGAACGCGCGCATGTCGTGCAGTCGGCGTTGTCGACGTCGGTTGCGAAGCTCGAGCGCGAACTCGGCGTGGAATTGTTCGACCGGTCGCGGCAACGGATCAGCCTCACCGCCGCGGGGGAGGCCTTCCGGCCCCACGCCTACGAGGTGCTGCACGCGGCCCGTGCGGCCACCGAATCTGCCGGCCAGTTCCGCGGGGCTCTCATGGGCACAGTCGAATTCGGTTCGCTGATCTCCTATGGGCCGGTCGATGTCGCCGGCGCGCTCGGCGATTTTCACCGGGCCCACCCGTTCGTGCGGCTGCGATTGCGGCTGAGCCAATCCGGCGCGTCGGCCTACCTGGCCGCTCTGCTGGAGGGCTCGCTGGATCTGGCCCTGGTATCGCTGCCCAACCGGTTCCCGGCACAGCTGGATATGAAGCTGCTGTTCGAGGAGCCGATGGTGTTCGTGTGCCGTGACGACCATGCTCTGGCACGTCGTCGCCGCCTCGAGCTGGGGGACCTGGCGGGCGAGGACCTCGTCGGCTTCCCGCCGGAATTCGGGCTGCGGCGCCTGATGGACGAGGCGTTCCACCGCGCCGGTGTGCAACCGCAGACGCAGTACGAGGTTCCGGCCGGGTTCGCCGCGATCGCCGAACTCGTCGGCAACGGTCTGGGCACGGCCTTCATGCCACCGTCCGAGGCCAGGCGTTTCGGTGATCTGCGGACCGTCACGCTGCGCGACCCGGCGGTGTGGCAGGTCTACCTCGCGGCCCCGCCGGTGGAGCGGATGACGCCGGCCGCGGCACGCCTGGCCGAAACCCTGCTCGACGCCGCGGCTTCGGCAGGCTAG
- a CDS encoding alpha/beta fold hydrolase, whose amino-acid sequence MDNTSRREGAAAVNGLSRRNFGFLTAAAAGAATLAACGTSSTPAPSSGPAARIPSKPSHTMNPVRRIDAGDLNVGYTEAGPADGRPVILLHGWPYDIHSYADASALLAEKGFRVIVPYLRGFGSTRFRSADTVRNGQQAALAADVIALMDALNIPNAVLGGYDWGGRTANNVAALWPQRCAGLVAVSGYITVNLAANLKPLAPEAELGWWYQYYFATPRGELGYRQNTREFNRLIWTKASPLWHFDDSTYDLSAAAFDNPDHVDIVVHNYRWRLSLAPGEARYDADEARLAGKPPVTVPTITIGSEFDGAAKDGAGYRALYTGPYEHRALDGIGHNVPQEAPEQFVAAIADVSRMGR is encoded by the coding sequence ATGGACAACACGAGCCGGCGAGAAGGAGCAGCAGCGGTGAACGGTTTGAGCAGAAGGAATTTCGGCTTCCTCACGGCGGCCGCCGCCGGGGCGGCGACACTGGCTGCCTGTGGTACGTCCTCCACTCCGGCACCGTCGTCGGGGCCGGCTGCCCGGATCCCCTCGAAACCGTCGCACACCATGAACCCGGTCAGGCGGATCGACGCCGGCGATCTCAACGTCGGATACACCGAAGCCGGACCGGCCGACGGACGTCCGGTGATCCTGCTGCACGGCTGGCCCTACGACATCCACAGCTACGCCGACGCTTCGGCGCTGCTCGCCGAGAAGGGCTTCCGCGTCATCGTGCCCTATCTGCGCGGCTTCGGCTCGACCCGGTTCCGCTCCGCCGACACCGTGCGCAACGGCCAGCAGGCAGCGTTGGCTGCCGACGTCATCGCGCTGATGGATGCGCTCAACATCCCCAACGCTGTACTCGGCGGATACGACTGGGGTGGGCGCACCGCCAACAACGTTGCCGCACTCTGGCCGCAGCGCTGCGCGGGACTGGTCGCCGTCAGCGGTTACATCACCGTCAACCTGGCCGCCAACCTCAAGCCGCTGGCGCCGGAGGCCGAATTAGGTTGGTGGTACCAGTACTACTTCGCCACCCCGCGCGGTGAACTCGGCTACCGCCAGAACACCAGAGAGTTCAACCGGCTGATCTGGACCAAGGCCTCACCGCTGTGGCACTTCGACGACTCCACCTACGACCTGTCCGCCGCGGCGTTCGACAATCCCGACCACGTCGACATCGTCGTGCACAACTACCGGTGGCGGCTCAGCCTGGCTCCCGGCGAAGCCCGCTACGACGCCGACGAAGCACGGCTGGCCGGTAAGCCGCCCGTCACCGTACCGACGATCACGATCGGCTCCGAGTTCGACGGTGCGGCCAAGGACGGAGCCGGCTACCGCGCGCTCTACACCGGGCCCTACGAACACCGCGCTCTGGACGGCATCGGGCACAACGTGCCCCAGGAAGCACCCGAACAGTTCGTCGCCGCCATCGCCGATGTCAGCCGGATGGGCCGCTGA
- a CDS encoding 1,4-beta-xylanase, which yields MARRAAFKVPLVMTVAAALGRAPRADAQIDGHGARWSPERAHRWYAEQGWLVGANFIPSNAGNQLEMFQPETYDLQQIDSELRIARLAGFNTVRVFLHDQLWAQDRVGFQSRLAQFVALAASHGIKPLFVLFDSCWDPFPRLGRQRRPRPGIHNSVWVQGPGAANLDDRRYRRTLREYVIGVISQFRRDERVLGWDLWNEPDNPSATYRDVERQDKVTLVEELLPQVFGWARSVNPVQPLTSGVWDGPWADPKARSRMATLQLDLSDVLTFHSYDEPAGFEARIGELAPMGRPILCTEYLARGEGSTIEGVLPIAKRLNVGAYNWGLVAGKTQTYLPWDSWDRPYRSPPPVWFHDLFHADGRPYREGEVRTIRKLTGRPYP from the coding sequence ATAGCCCGTCGGGCAGCCTTCAAGGTCCCGCTGGTCATGACCGTCGCCGCAGCCCTGGGGAGGGCGCCGCGGGCCGATGCGCAGATCGACGGACACGGGGCCCGCTGGTCACCTGAGCGGGCGCACCGCTGGTACGCCGAGCAGGGTTGGCTGGTCGGCGCCAATTTCATTCCGTCGAACGCGGGCAATCAGCTGGAGATGTTCCAGCCGGAAACCTATGACCTGCAGCAGATCGACAGCGAGTTACGCATCGCCCGGTTGGCCGGGTTCAACACGGTAAGGGTCTTCCTGCATGACCAGCTGTGGGCCCAGGACCGTGTGGGCTTTCAGAGTCGGCTGGCACAATTCGTTGCTCTGGCCGCCAGTCACGGCATCAAACCGCTGTTCGTGCTGTTCGATTCCTGCTGGGATCCGTTTCCCAGGCTGGGGCGCCAGCGCCGGCCGCGTCCGGGGATACACAACTCGGTGTGGGTGCAGGGCCCAGGTGCGGCGAACCTGGACGATCGCCGGTACCGGCGAACGTTGCGTGAGTATGTCATCGGCGTGATCAGCCAGTTCCGTCGTGACGAGCGGGTGCTGGGGTGGGACCTGTGGAATGAGCCGGACAATCCGTCGGCCACGTACCGCGACGTAGAGCGGCAGGACAAGGTCACCCTGGTCGAGGAGTTGCTGCCGCAGGTCTTCGGCTGGGCCCGCTCGGTCAATCCCGTGCAACCGTTGACCAGCGGTGTGTGGGACGGTCCGTGGGCGGACCCGAAGGCGCGTAGTCGGATGGCAACGCTCCAGCTCGACCTCTCCGATGTGCTGACCTTCCACAGCTACGACGAACCGGCCGGCTTCGAGGCACGGATCGGTGAGCTGGCACCCATGGGACGCCCGATCTTGTGCACCGAATATTTGGCGCGCGGGGAGGGCAGCACGATCGAGGGCGTACTGCCCATCGCCAAACGACTCAACGTCGGTGCGTACAACTGGGGCCTGGTGGCGGGTAAAACGCAGACCTACCTGCCCTGGGATTCGTGGGACCGGCCGTACCGATCGCCGCCGCCGGTATGGTTCCATGACTTGTTCCATGCTGACGGTCGGCCTTACCGGGAGGGTGAGGTCCGCACGATCCGAAAGCTGACCGGACGGCCGTATCCCTGA